Part of the Patescibacteria group bacterium genome is shown below.
TCGTCGGCAGTAAAAATAGTACTAAGTACCATCTTCCTTCTTGCCGTTTTGCTAAAAATATCAAACCAGAAAATCAGGTTTGGTTTTCTTCCAAAGAAGAGGCAGAAAGCAAAGGATACAAGCCTTGCGGGACTTGTATAAAGTAGCAATCAGTAATTGGTAATCAGTAATTAGTAAAATTTGGGGTGAACCCCGTAGCACAGCAAGCTGACTACGGGGTGAACAAAATTTTTGTTCACTAGAGACATGGCGTAAGCTTATGATTTAGATCGGGAGAGAGACTGGTGATTTATAATGAATAATATCATTTCCTTGAATAATCTTAATGGTTAAAATATTAATTAGATTGAGCGGCGAGTAAGGGAATCTAACTTATAGGGAGCAGATGTGAACCAAGTTATGGAGTTATCATAATCTAGAAACAAATTTTTCAATAATACAGAGTCTAAAGGGGAAGTTCACATATGGTAAAATTTTTGAATAGTGAGTAGTATAGTTTAGTCTTGCGCATTCCTAATTGATAAGTTTGCTCTAAAATAAGAAGAAAACACCTATATTATGCCGAACAATTTATTTGTTCGGGTTTTTTGTTAAAATAGAACTTTGTTTTATACTCCACCACAAGCAGTCAGGGAACCATTATGGGAATCTATAGGGGAGGGGTGACAAGCCCCCTTATGCCAAGGGCGAGGATTCTTAAGATTGGTTGGCTCCGTGGTGGCGTTATCCCTTTACTTTTTAAGAAGTGAGGGACGAAGCCCTATGGAGCTAACAGGCATATTAGAAAGTCCCTGCCCGTTCACAAGCTTCGCCCGCCCGCAACGCCTTGCCTGCCGGCAGGTAGGCGAGGCTGGCATAAGTGGGCACGGTCTTGCCCGTTCGTTCCTTACTTGTGAGCAGGTGGGCGCTCCACAAAACCCCATAGGAAAAGATACTCGGTCCGACTTCACGCCTCCGAGCGAGCTCGTCGGCGGGCGAGCCACGGGTTTAAAAAAATCCCGTGGAGCTTCACATTTCCCCTTAGAGGCAGGGAGGAATTTTTTTCCTCTTTTTTCAAGGGGGGAATCTACTTGCTGTCTGAATAGGGGGAAGGGGTCGTTTTTGATAATACTACGATTTTTTGATTTTTTATGCCCCTTGAGCTTACCTTCGGGAATCTTAGGGGATGGGGTTGAAAGGCGGGTGATAACACTCCTTTAAAACCAAGGAGGTCTAAACCCGCTTAAGCGGGGTCTCCCAAAAGCATTAGCTTTTCAAGATTTATTAACCCTGATCTAATCCGATCTTGTGTCTTGTGGATAAGTCAAAAAGATTATCTTCCTTATCAAGAAAATCCCTCCAAAAAACTTTGTGAAAATAGATTTTTTATCAAAAATTGTCCTAACTGTTGCGATTTTTTTTTAACTTAACAAAAGAGGCAATTTTTGCCTTATTTATCTTAATAATTACTTTGAGTTTAACTTAACAATATAGTATAATAATGTTAACAAGTGTTAAGAAGTGTTAAGAAGAGTCAAGATTCAAAATCAAGATAAAAAATGAAAGAAAAAGAAAAAGAAATTTCAGAACTTATTACCCTAAAAGAAGCCTGCGCAATATTAAAATGCCATCCCAATACCCTTCGTATTTGGGATAAAAATGGCTCGCTTACGGCTTTTAGGTTTGGAGCAAGAAAAGACAGGCGGTATAGGCGAGAAGACATCTTAAATATAGCAGCTCAAAAAGGCAACTTAAGCCATCGGATACAGGAAAGAATACCACAAGGGAAAATAGAAAACGTAGAAGAAAATGTAACCTTAAAAGAGGCCTGCGGGATCTTGAAATGCCACCCCAATACTTTAAGGCAGTGGGATAGAAAAGGCATACTTACTGCATTTCGCTTTGGGGGCAAGAAAGAAAGGCGTTACAGGAAAAATGATATTTTAACTGCCGCGCGAGGAATATTTTTACCTAAAAAAGTTAAAAAGGAGGTAAAGAATATCACCCTAAAAGAAGCTTGCGGTATTCTAAAATGTCATCCCAATACTTTAAGGCAGTGGGACAGGAAGGGCATTTTAAAGGCAATAAGGTTTGGCGGAAAAAAAGAAAGGCGTTACAGGCAGGAAGATATCCTTAGAATGGCGTCAGCAAGAGAGAATGGTTTACAACCTCCGATTCCCAGACTATCCGATATATCCACGCAAGTTAAGATTGAAGTTAACAGGCAGCCCCAAAATATTGGTGATTTACCAAAATTTCTCCCCCAAGTTTTTCAAAAAGAAAAGGTAGATAATCTGCAAAAACAACAAATAAATACTCAAGAAATATCTTCCAATCTTGAAAAAGCCATCGTTCAAGCCTTTAGAAAGGCTACCGAAAAAACAATTTCAACCCTCAAAACAGATTCAGGACAGAAGCCAGAACCTGAATTACATCCTTACTCTGACACCCTATTTTCTTCTCTTCCCTCCTTCCTGAAACCAGTCTTCAGCGTGATCCTGATTATTTTCATTATTTTAACCAATCTTTTTATCTTTACAGATGGCGTTTTTGCTAAAAAAGGAGGCTTTAAGAGCATAGCGGTTAAAACCACCCAAGGTTTAGCTTCCGGAGCCAGCCAGACTATCAAAGCCGCTCAAAACCTAAACCAAATTGCTTTCCAAACCACTACGGAAAGGTTCAAAGATGCCTTTAAATCCAGAGAAGAACAACAACCCC
Proteins encoded:
- a CDS encoding helix-turn-helix domain-containing protein, with the translated sequence MKEKEKEISELITLKEACAILKCHPNTLRIWDKNGSLTAFRFGARKDRRYRREDILNIAAQKGNLSHRIQERIPQGKIENVEENVTLKEACGILKCHPNTLRQWDRKGILTAFRFGGKKERRYRKNDILTAARGIFLPKKVKKEVKNITLKEACGILKCHPNTLRQWDRKGILKAIRFGGKKERRYRQEDILRMASARENGLQPPIPRLSDISTQVKIEVNRQPQNIGDLPKFLPQVFQKEKVDNLQKQQINTQEISSNLEKAIVQAFRKATEKTISTLKTDSGQKPEPELHPYSDTLFSSLPSFLKPVFSVILIIFIILTNLFIFTDGVFAKKGGFKSIAVKTTQGLASGASQTIKAAQNLNQIAFQTTTERFKDAFKSREEQQPPSPRTLANPVFKPAPIKEPLSQKITKILKKQQSKFSLPLEQSQDPENNSNPPSQSEQTEQTPLALQDITQSISQTPQKMEESAQGLAFKLFESPEILIEGATNLSEKAKDKVFSLPAAAAERGESAWSDFVMVKDQIVKLPSTLQEARARFY